A genomic region of Phragmites australis chromosome 2, lpPhrAust1.1, whole genome shotgun sequence contains the following coding sequences:
- the LOC133908292 gene encoding probable proline transporter 2, with protein sequence MGDTDSWHQVGLLLVIGFNCGYVLSFSNLMMVPLGRGWGVACLLLVAAAAWYANWLLAGLHIIDGQRFIRYRDLMGFVFGRKMYYITWFLQLTTLLLCNMGFILLGARALKLVVINQAINVEFTHSPARLQWFITTTGTIYLAFAYFVPTISAMRNWLATSAALTVAYDVAPLAILMSDGKWEKQKDYTVLIWTQDEKVFNALGAVAVAAILVCNTSGLLPEIQPAVRGMRRALLLQYTAGAAVYYGVSVAGYWAYGSAVSEYLPDELGGPRWAAGSINAAAFLQSVVWQHARTFSCA encoded by the exons ATGGGAGACACAG ACTCATGGCatcaggtggggctgctgctgGTGATCGGCTTCAACTGCGGCTACGTGCTGAGCTTCTCCAACCTCATGATGGTCCCCCTGGGCCGGGGCTGGGGAGTCGCCTGCCTtctcctcgtcgccgccgcggcctgGTACGCCAACTGGCTCCTCGCCGGCCTCCATATCATCGACGGCCAGAGGTTCATCCGGTACAGGGACCTCATGGGATTCGTCTTCG GGAGGAAAATGTACTACATCACTTGGTTCCTGCAGCTCACCACTCTACTTCTATGTAACATGGGCTTCATTTTACTAGGTGCAAGAGCACTCAAG CTCGTGGTCATTAACCAGGCAATCAACGTGGAGTTCACCCACTCCCCTGCTAGGCTGCAATGGTTCATCACCACGACCGGAACCATCTACCTCGCATTCGCCTACTTCGTGCCGACGATTTCCGCCATGAGGAACTGGCTCGCCACGTCCGCGGCGCTGACAGTAGCTTATGACGTCGCTCCGTTGGCCATCCTAATGAGCGATG GAAAATGGGAAAAGCAAAAGGATTACACCGTCCTTATATGGACCCAAGACGAGAAGGTGTTCAACGCGTTgggcgccgtcgccgtcgccgccatccTCGTCTGCAACACGTCCGGGCTGCTCCCGGAGATACAG CCGGCGGTGCGCGGCATGAGGCGGGCGCTGCTGCTGCAGTACACCGCCGGCGCCGCTGTGTACTACGGCGTCAGCGTGGCGGGGTACTGGGCGTACGGGTCGGCGGTGTCGGAGTACCTCCCCGACGAGCTCGGCGGGCCGAGGTGGGCAGCCGGGTCCATCAACGCCGCCGCCTTCCTGCAAAGCGTCGTCTGGCAACACGCACGCACCTTTTCGTGCGCCTAG
- the LOC133909400 gene encoding histone deacetylase HDT3-like, whose translation MEFWGEEVKPGMTISCKAGDGYVIHLSQAALGESKKGSENVVVSVKVDDKKLVIGTLSAEKHPQIMCDLIFDTAFELSHSSKTTSVFLTGYKSVVPDMFESDSGEDEDEELETNKIPMKNNVTEKTAAKVPVKDGNNGKLDDDDETSSGDDDFSDDSDDDSEMSEDESSGEDEYSSDALEGESDDSVDDDTPKKPEVGKKRAARTALKTPASDKKAKIAAASDQKTGDKGVNVATPHPPKQASKTPADKSTSKTAADKSASKTPAGDKKSKEKSPKSGSHACKSCSKTFASEVGLKSHQKDKKHEA comes from the exons ATGGAGTTTTGGG GTGAAGAAGTGAAGCCAGGAATGACTATTTCTTGTAAAGCTGGTGATGGTTATGTTATCCACCTGTCACAG GCTGCACTGGGGGAATCAAAGAAAGGGAGTGAGAATGTAGTTGTATCTGTCAAAGTTGATGATAAAAAGTTGGTCATTGGTACTCTGTCCGCTGAGAAGCACCCTCAGATTATGTGTGATTTGATCTTCGACACAGCTTTTGAGCTATCACACAGTTCAAAGACTACTAGTGTCTTCTTAACCGGTTACAAGTCTGTGGTGCCTGATATGTTTGAA TCTGATTCTGGTGAAGATGAAG ATGAAGAGctggaaaccaacaaaattccAATGAAGAATAATGTAACTG AAAAAACTGCTGCAAAGGTTCCTGTGAAGGATGGTAATAATGGCAAgctagatgatgatgatgaaacaTCCAGTGGTGATGACGATTTCAGTGATGATTCGGACGATGATAGTGAAATGTCTGAAGATGAGTCCAGTGGTGAAGATGAATATTCCAGTGATGCTTTAGAAGGTGAAAGTGATGATTCCGTAGATGATGATACTCCTAAGAAG CCAGAAGTTGGCAAGAAAAGAGCAGCTCGAACTGCCTTGAAGACACCTGCTTCTGATAAGAAGGCAAAGATTGCAGCAGCATCTGACCAGAAAACTG GTGATAAGGGTGTTAATGTGGCGACTCCTCATCCGCCAAAGCAGGCCAGCAAGACTCCTGCAGACAAATCCACCAGCAAGACTGCTGCAGACAAATCCGCCAGCAAGACTCCTGCAGGTGACAAGAAGTCAAAGGAGAAGTCCCCCAAATCCGGGAGCCATGCCTGCAAGTCATGCAGCAA GACTTTCGCCAGTGAGGTAGGACTGAAGTCTCACCAGAAGGATAAGAAGCATGAAGCTTAG
- the LOC133910200 gene encoding histone deacetylase HDT2-like: protein MDFGKMQHWGVVVRPGETVKCDPGKFYCHMSQIALHDGKENEDVRVYVKIDGKEILIGTLSVDKYPQYVTDLVFEKEFELLHTSKTYNISAIGYKCSKREIKSDTSTDDDDESDEEVPLAIPLYFNVDDDKGKEAKSGAEKLAAPGPAATRSSKPKVTLEETKDPGKGKLKADVGGTDDDDSDETEEAESGDDEDSSDEDDSESSDEDDDEDSPKNATGKNRPAETPLMTPPEKKAKIATPSMGNKTGSGIGKRGGHVHVATLYPSSKKVKKTPSINDTSKQSTGYACKSCSKTFHSSVGLETHCMVKHSTHK, encoded by the exons ATGGATTTTGGAAAAATGCAGCACTGGG GAGTTGTAGTCAGACCTGGAGAGACAGTGAAGTGTGACCCAGGAAAGTTCTATTGTCATATGTCACAG ATAGCACTACATGATGGCAAGGAGAATGAGGATGTGAGAGTTTATGTGAAAATTGATGGCAAAGAAATTCTGATTGGCACACTTTCAGTTGACAAATACCCTCAATATGTAACTGATTTGGTATTTGAGAAGGAGTTTGAGTTACTGCACACCTCGAAAACCTACAACATCTCTGCTATTGGCTACAAATGCAGCAAGCGTGAGATAAAAT CCGACACTTCTACCGATGATG atgatgaatctgatgaggaggTTCCATTGGCTATTCCACTATACTTCAATGTAGATG ATGATAAAGGCAAAGAAGCTAAAAGTGGTGCAGAGAAGCTTGCTGCACCAGGGCCTGCTGCTACTCGGTCCTCTAAACCAAAGGTTACCTTGGAGGAAACGAAGGATCCTGGGAAAGGGAAACTGAAAGCTGATGTTGGTGGCACTGACGATGATGACAGTGATGAAACCGAAGAGGCTGAATCTGGTGATGATGAG GATTCTAGTGATGAGGATGACAGTGAGAgttcagatgaagatgatgatgaagactcCCCAAAG AACGCTACGGGCAAGAATAGGCCAGCAGAAACACCCTTGATGACACCTCCAGAGAAGAAGGCAAAGATAGCAACACCATCTATGGGCAACAAAACTG GCAGTGGCATTGGTAAGAGAGGTGGCCATGTCCATGTTGCGACCCTTTATCCATCATCGAAGAAGGTGAAGAAGACACCTTCAATCAATGACACCTCTAAGCAATCCACTGGCTATGCCTGCAAGTCGTGCAGCAA GACTTTCCACTCCTCCGTCGGTCTGGAAACTCATTGCATGGTGAAGCATAGTACTCACAAGTGA
- the LOC133909402 gene encoding E3 ubiquitin-protein ligase RGLG2-like produces the protein MGGSPSRSSPRDGSGHGRYGQSRSFPQTVGAPPQWGGYYGQDPNAGYYGAPQQGGGYAAPYPAPAAAPPPPPPQTAKPQLDRRYSRIADDYNSVDQVTDALAQAGLESSNLIVGIDFTKSNEWTGKFSFHGRNLHHISSTPNPYEQAISIIGRTLSKFDEDNLIPCFGFGDASTHDQDVFCFYPDERPCNGFSEALDRYKELVPHLRLAGPTSFAPIVEMAMTIVEQSGGQYHVLLIIADGQVTRSVDTASGQLSSQEQKTVDAIVKASELPLSIVLVGVGDGPWDMMKEFDDNIPARAFDNFQFVNFSEIMSKNTPQLRKEAAFALSALMEIPQQYKATVELGILGRRSFKSPDRVPLPPPTGRHDAYSYASKSFSKPTTYAQSSSSSSPYPPHYETPHSATPAAPSSTYDNQVCPICLANPKDMAFGCGHQTCCDCGQSLESCPICRTPIATRIKLY, from the exons ATGGGGGGAAGCCCCTCGAGGAGCAGCCCGCGGGACGGGAGCGGACACGGGCGGTACGGCCAGTCGCGTTCGTTCCCGCAGACGGTGGGGGCACCGCCGCAGTGGGGAGGGTACTACGGCCAGGACCCGAACGCGGGCTACTACGGCGCCCCGCAGCAGGGAGGAGGGTACGCCGCGCCGTACccggcccccgccgccgcgccgccgccgccgccgccgcagaccGCGAAGCCGCAGCTGGACAGGCGTTACTCCCGGATCGCCGACGACTACAACTCGGTAGATCAG GTTACTGATGCTCTAGCTCAAGCAGGACTTGAATCCTCAAATCTTATTGTTGGCATCGATTTCACTAAGAGCAATGAGTGGACAG GAAAATTCTCCTTCCATGGACGCAATTTACATCACATTAGCAGTACGCCAAATCCTTATGAACAGGCTATCTCGATTATTGGGCGAACACTGTCAAAATTTGATGAAGATAATTTGATTCCATGCTTCGGATTTGGAGATG CATCAACACATGATCAAGATGTCTTCTGTTTTTATCCTGATGAGAGACCTTGCAATGGATTCTCTGAAGCTCTGGATCGATATAAGGAACTTGTACCACATTTGCGCTTAGCTG GGCCAACATCCTTTGCACCGATTGTTGAGATGGCTATGACCATTGTGGAGCAAAGTGGTGGGCAATATCATGTTCTGTTGATAATTGCAGATGGGCAG GTTACAAGGAGTGTAGATACTGCATCTGGACAGCTGAGTTCACAAGAGCAAAAAACTGTTGATGCCATTGTGAAGGCCAG TGAATTGCCTTTGTCCATTGTTTTAGTAGGAGTTGGTGATGGCCCCTGGGACATGATGAAAGAATTTGATGACAACATTCCTGCTCGAGCTTTTGACAATTTCCAA TTTGTGAATTTTTCGGAGATAATGTCCAAGAACACGCCACAATTAAGGAAAGAGGCTGCATTCGCTCTTTCAGCATTGATGGAGATACCACAACAGTATAAAGCAACTGTGGAATTAGGAATTTTAGG TCGTCGCTCTTTCAAGTCTCCTGACAGGGTTCCTCTGCCTCCCCCTACTGGAAGGCATGATGCTTATTCATATGCGTCTAAAAGCTTTAGTAAGCCAACCACCTACGCGCAGAGTTCGTCATCCTCGTCACCATATCCTCCTCACTATGAAACTCCGCATTCTGCCACCCCAGCCGCACCTTCGTCCACTTACGACAATCAG GTTTGCCCTATCTGCCTTGCGAACCCCAAAGACATGGCCTTTGGCTGTGGACACCAG ACCTGCTGTGACTGCGGACAGAGTCTCGAGTCGTGCCCAATCTGTCGCACTCCAATAGCTACTAGGATAAAGCTATACTAG
- the LOC133909401 gene encoding uncharacterized protein LOC133909401, with the protein MMGELVELHHEFVRYYGPDTDGSPKWMEGEKLNELLSMLQKAVIEDERKEFTSLMPLYSPANIEECMQKIQTVKYSEEVFFNGILMLKASSSGLELGNCAWTIKGPRASITYLPSSVFVSAHALDFYYSSLKENDVILFSDLSSLNYMDEDNEKLNEHAMDETDSLLCRNSVLRDDGVDVRIIGAGTYNTERWSYYGEVVMLRLTIFLIEVEVELFYLYM; encoded by the exons ATGATGGGGGAGCTGGTAGAGTTGCACCATGAGTTTGTGAGGTACTACGGGCCAGATACGGACGGGTCACCCAAGTGGATGGAAGGGGAGAAACTCAATGAACTCCTGTCAATGTTGCAGAAGGCAGTGATTGAAGATGAGCGAAAGGAATTTACTTCCCTGATGCCTCTATACAG TCCAGCAAACATAGAAGAATGCATGCAGAAAATCCAGACTGTCAAATACAGTGAGGAGGTTTTCTTCAATGGCATCTTGATGTTGAAGGCATCTAGTTCAGGCCTGGAACTTGGCAATTGTGCCTGGACAATAAAAGGTCCAAGAGCTAGTATTACCTACCTGCCAAGCTCAGTATTTGTGTCCGCTCATGCATTAGATTTTTATTACAGCTCTCTGAAGGAAAATGATGTGATTTTGTTTTCGGATCTCTCATCTTTGAACTACATGGATGAGGATAATGAGAAACTGAATGAGCATGCAATGGATGAAACAGACTCTTTGCTGTGTCGCAACTCAGTCTTGAG GGATGATGGTGTTGATGTTAGAATTATCGGGGCCGGCACATATAATACAGAGAGGTGGTCATATTATGGAGAGGTGGTCATGTTGAGGCTCACCATATTTTTAATAGAGGTAGAGGTGGAGCTTTTCTATCTATATATGTAA
- the LOC133908291 gene encoding uncharacterized protein LOC133908291, translating to MSNQPVAPQAGGEPPSRARGANAAPSQPGTGRNRNASVQRERQAVPGVLRDGAATSAAMAAHGEHVGRVLYLQPQFEVRQGTGHHEAEQPPGHFGARDAPQSTAGRPRPSYVPRPQKGREQPYAAPRRLAIEQPEIHGPYPYEGVQEERQGTPPQERALPRGGSYAVPGGALPPGSSRPRPGGALLGRSSLKTAKTIERVSTLTTAPPSGSPPPPHAHDAHQQYPQTMPSSGKKMEEGQPSSKFLQQGKKKKQTETVAFCFTACCILFWFLVVCIGLAILVVYLLYRPHPPRLRVTTATLNAGYIDQLPPPNVGLALNSDLYVLAAIYNPNTKIDVVLHYMQLDLYFEGRLIGTQAVWPAPLHERPGDSALRNVHLVVSEVTMTREDVAVWENSTTKGGLVQMQLVGRFHVQLNFGRWLPFRYWVYPSCSLWLEPPPGGALRRARCRQ from the coding sequence ATGAGCAATCAGCCGGTGGCGCCACAGGCGGGCGGCGAGCCCCCGAGCCGTGCTCGCGGAGCCAATGCGGCGCCGTCTCAGCCAGGGACAGGCCGCAACCGCAATGCGAGCGTGCAGAGGGAGCGTCAGGCTGTGCCGGGGGTACTGCGCGATGGCGCTGCCACTAGTGCCGCCATGGCTGCCCACGGGGAGCATGTAGGTCGTGTGCTCTACCTGCAGCCACAGTTCGAGGTAAGACAGGGAACGGGCCACCATGAAGCGGAGCAGCCGCCGGGCCACTTCGGCGCCAGGGATGCCCCCCAGTCGACGGCAGGACGACCCAGGCCGTCCTATGTGCCGCGGCCGCAGAAGGGTCGAGAGCAACCTTACGCTGCACCGCGGCGGCTGGCGATTGAGCAGCCGGAGATCCATGGACCGTATCCGTACGAAGGCGTCCAGGAGGAACGGCAGGGGACCCCACCACAGGAACGAGCACTGCCACGCGGTGGCAGCTATGCCGTACCGGGAGGAGCACTGCCACCGGGGAGCAGCCGCCCCAGACCGGGAGGAGCACTGCTAGGCCGGAGCAGCCTCAAGACCGCAAAGACCATCGAGCGCGTCAGCACGCTGACGACGGCGCCGCCGAGCGGGAGTCCACCACCGCCGCATGCGCATGACGCCCATCAGCAGTATCCACAGACGATGCCGTCGTCGGGTAAGAAAATGGAGGAGGGGCAGCCGTCATCGAAGTTCCTCCAgcaggggaagaagaagaagcagacgGAGACGGTGGCGTTCTGCTTCACCGCGTGCTGCATCCTCTTCTGGTTTCTGGTGGTCTGCATCGGCCTCGCCATTCTGGTGGTCTACCTCCTCTACCGCCCGCACCCGCCCCGGCTGCGCGTGACCACTGCGACCCTGAATGCGGGGTATATCGACCAGCTCCCGCCACCCAACGTCGGGCTGGCGCTCAACTCCGACCTCTACGTCCTCGCCGCCATCTACAACCCCAACACCAAGATCGACGTGGTGCTACACTACATGCAGCTGGACCTCTACTTCGAGGGCAGACTGATCGGGACGCAGGCGGTGTGGCCGGCGCCGCTGCACGAGAGGCCCGGCGACTCCGCGCTCCGGAACGTGCACCTGGTGGTGAGCGAGGTGACCATGACGCGGGAGGACGTCGCGGTCTGGGAGAACTCCACGACCAAGGGCGGCCTCGTGCAGATGCAGCTCGTCGGCAGGTTCCACGTGCAGCTCAACTTCGGACGCTGGCTCCCGTTCAGGTACTGGGTGTACCCGAGCTGCTCGCTCTGGCTCGAGCCGCCGCCGGGCGGTGCGCTGCGCCGGGCGCGATGCCGACAATGA